The Lactuca sativa cultivar Salinas chromosome 2, Lsat_Salinas_v11, whole genome shotgun sequence genome includes a window with the following:
- the LOC111911696 gene encoding uncharacterized protein LOC111911696: MHVNDALTDNNYNDWVQEMENFLFAKNKIGVIDESIIKPEKTEADDMAWMRCDAMIKGWLTTAMENEIRTSIKYANNAIEMWSDLRERFGKETYYIKLRGLWDEIQSVLLTPRCTCDKCDCGLGKSHVELKEKERLYEFLMGLDSEFSILRTQILALKSTPSLGFAYHHVVEDEQHRSITNTKRPTVEAIAFQAYTKTNTNQHGNKAVEKITKQGAHCSFCDKDGHTCDGCFKRIGYPDWWP; the protein is encoded by the exons ATGCACGTGAATGATGCATTGACGGATAATAATTATAACGACTGGGTTCAAGAGATGGAAAATTTCTTGTTTGCCAAGAACAAGATTGGGGTCATTGACGAATCGATAATAAAACCAGAAAAGACGGAAGCAGACGACATGGCGTGGATGAGGTGTGATGCGATGATAAAAGGGTGGCTCACCACCGCCATGGAAAATGAGATCCGCACCAGCATCAAATACGCCAACAATGCAATTGAGATGTGGTCAGACCTTCGTGAGAGGTTTGGAAAAGAAA CATACTACATAAAGCTTCGAGGATTATGGGATGAGATTCAATCGGTCCTCCTTACTCCTCGTTGCACTTGTGATAAATGTGATTGTGGTTTGGGAAAATCACATGTTGAATTGAAGGAGAAAGAAAGGTTATATGAGTTTCTCATGGGCCTTGATAGTGAGTTCTCGATTTTAAGAACTCAAATACTGGCTTTGAAATCGACACCATCTCTTGGATTTGCTTATCATCATGTTGTTGAGGATGAACAACATAGGTCCATCACCAACACCAAGAGACCCACTGTTGAAGCAATAGCTTTCCAAGCCTACACCAAGACCAATACCAATCAACATGGAAACAAGGCAGTGGAGAAAATCACAAAGCAAGGAGCACATTGCAGCTTTTGTGACAAAGACGGTCACACCTGTGACGGGTGCTTTAAGCGAATTGGCTATCCAGATTGGTGGCCATGA